CACCCGGCTGctaataaaagcatgaacaagtttctctaagtcctgactggaaacaaagcatctgattcttgcaatgtttttgagatgatagtatgctgatttagttgcTGCTTTGACTTGACAACTGAAACTAAGATCtaactccagaatcacaccaagattcttgaccttaatttttgttgtttgactattagagccaaggtacgcatttaccttgagaacctcatctctgtacccaaacgcaatcactttagttttctctttgtttaactgaagaggTTTTGGCTCATCCAActtttaatttcatcaatgcattggcagagggtgtcaatggggctgtagtcatttggcagtaaggctaagtaagCAATAGATCTGAgcgtcatcagcatagctgtggtaagaGATTTGGTTATTTCACTCaaggagcatataaaggttgaactgGAGAGATCCTCCATCTAGATCAGTTCAATCATCAGTTGTTAGGCAGAACAGCAAATCTGCACAGAAAAAGTTACGCATACACATAACAGAGCCTGCAAAAGAGTGAGCCTTCGCCCCTCCCGTCTGTTATTGTTCCTGCAAATGAGCAAACTCTGAAAGTGGAGTTGTAACATTTTGTTGATAACAAGTACAGAGGACTTAACTTTTCGGTTATCAGTCACACAAAGACACAGCTGTTATGGAGCAAGGTTATATGAGGTTAAGCACATAAGGTTATATGAGGATAAACACATCAGTGtgagttttaattaattaaaaacataaactgTTAATGCAAGGATTAGTCTATTAACGCATATAGGACAAcgttaaaatcatcaaaaattccttcaaaggtaagatctgaaccttTTGAGGACCGTCTCTGACAGCCCAACCAAGTTTTCCACCCTGTCCGGAAGTATGCTGTGAtcaacagtgtcaaatgcagaACTGATTGTTTTACCTACAATCTTAGAACAAAACATTCACGTAAAGGAAGAAAATTGTGGCATTGTGAGGCCATTTATTTATCAATTCTCATCAATAAATGAGGACATTTCTGTGAGGGTGGATATTTGAGTAAGTTTAAGTGTCATTTGCTAGgcaccaaaacaaatattgctagtAAAAAAAAGTATAACACTATGACAGATCCCTACAAAGATGTTCTTTGCATCTGTAAATAGAAGACATTTATGTGAAATCAGTATTGAATTATAAGtgatttgtaaattaattttcctagaaataaaatatatatgtgaaATAATTTCTGTTGCGTTGTCATTGGATACAAATGGATTCAcagttaaatatatatgtacagatTAACAGTCATCATTACTCCATATCAATTCTTTTATGTCTTACATTATTTGCTGTTACATTGCTGTTTTTTATTGGTTTTCAATCTTTAGATTGTCACAGTATCATATATCCTTGCCCCACTGTCAATCCTGACAGGTTGTATGACCAGCGGGGCATTGTTATTTCCTGTGTCATTCATGTCTGGGTTGAAGTAGGCCAGTAAGCTTTCAGTAAAGCGCTGTCCAGTGAATGAGTAGATATGTCCACATGCACTTGTGTCATAAAATGAAACTCGTCCTTTTTCAAAATCCACATATATTCCAATTGTCTGTGGAAGAGACTTTAGTGACAGAAGCACTGATTCACGGTTACAGGCCCTGTACTCACAGCCGTTTCTCAGACAAACAGCCCAGTAACCATCCTCAGGACTCAGAGTCACCAAACCCTTTCTGTTGACTGATTTTCTGGCCACTCCCAAGTCCCATGCTGTTTTCCCTGAGACTCCTACTTCCCAATAAGTCCTTCCCCTTGAGATAGGCTCTTTGGACAGGACGCATGGTGCCATGTCAAAACGTTGAGTGTTGTTAGGAAATTTGCGTTCTACGTTGCCATCACTGACACTTTTCCGGTCTTCAGACACCGCCAACCAGGGGTTTGCTGTGTCATGGTCAAGGGTCAAATCCACTGCAAGAATTATATGAGGAAAGAGAGCAgaaactgaaagacctgtaatgtgtgtgacagacaaaggagacatccaaaacatgtagtgttggtggtcctccaggaacgtggttgagaaacaccaaATTAAGGTATAATAAAGCCTACACCACAAAGGTTTTCCAAGATGTGTCTGATTGAACGGTGCattcaataaaaagaaaaaagatagtTCTAAGAGTCAGGTAATTATTTAGTTTGGTATCAAATTAACTTGGTTcagacttaatttttttatttaattgaataaaattttcaaaattaaataGGCCATAAGGTGCATTTTAATGTCTTCCTTTGCCTTTAGTGTCTAATGTGTATATTAGAGTATGTACAAGGCCCACAAAGCTGACTCAGCATAAAgtatgtctattagatgtttaaaagacatctaatagacatctaacaatagtccaaaaatagacttGTTATTAAATggacatgaatgaatgactacacatgtgtaacctgtctaatctgtctatatGATgacaaaaatctacatttttactGACATCACGAATTTAACCATGGTTTAGTCAAGGCATCTATAttttgatgtctattagatgtgtTTTAACACATGCACAAAATCCTTGCTGGGATCTATACCAGTCCTTCTGCTGTATTTCCTCATACATCCATTAACTTTTTACAATATGAAATATTACTTTAAGTATAAGTATAAACAAAGATGGAAGGGAAGGTTTCTTTGTTCGCTTATGTCTTCTGTGTTTTTCTGAATTTTACATGCAATACGTTTATATTGCGCTGCCaagttttaatgtaaaaactgttTATTGCAGGTAGTAAACATATACCCTAGCCTGATGTGGAAGAGAAGACAAAGGCGAACAAAGTCCTTTTTACAGTTTCTTTTTTGCAGAAAGTGTTTTTGGATGATTACAGTTGAATAACTGAAGTCACGTGgagtgttttgacaatgtttttggttaatTTTCTGGACTTTCAACACCTCAGGACTGTTGCTAAatgatgagggagctctcagatttattctaaatatcttcagttgtgttctaaagatgaacaaaggtttcAGGGAATTACAGTGACATGAGGATgagaaattaataacagaattaaaaaaaaattttggtcAACTGAACCTTTAAACTGATATGGTAAAAGCAGTTACTTGATTGTGGGAATTTAATTACTTTAGAAGCAATGAAAACTAAAACTCAattacacactcagaaataaaaggtACAAAAACTGTCACTTGGTGGCTAACTTTTCCAAATATATTGAAAATGTACATAAAGTGTCCACACTAGTATCTTAGTGAtacatattattacataaatatttcATATGATACATTTTTGGACTATTTGTGTACAAATATATTCCTTGAAGGTACCAGTATGGGCCCTAAAAAGTTTTGTCCTGACAAGTTTTGTACCTTTTTGGGAGTATATGGTGATGGGCATTATATTTCCAATAAACACTTGAGGTGTTTGGCCAATGGATCCACTGACCAATCAGGGAATTCTGCACTTTATGGAGGTAGAATATGAAAAAAAGgaatattttatgaatattaaaGCATCTACTAAACCCAATAAACTTaacaattgccttttggaatagCCTCACATGGCCTGTCTAAAATAttgttaaacattaaaaattgaaaattgttaaaaaaaaaaaaatagttaaaaaatgtatgtagtttcaaaacagGGTACAATACAGGCCCGTAGccttcggaagacccacccctcactgccAAAGGTCTAGATTTTGTCCCATACATAAGCTAATTTGTCCTATTTTatctgctatgccatcataaatagtgaaaataacccattgataaaagctttaagaccaagcggaatcctctgttggctcaGTTGATCAGTTTTAGCCAATGCTAGCTAATGTTAATCacgagtccaacatccagctctgcaagaaaacatacaatcttcactctcagaaataaaagtatgcGAGCTGAtactggggtggtatcttttcgaaaggtacaaatttgtacctaaaaggtcataattaatacctcaaaggtacatattagtacctaaacagtacaaaagtgttcctcttaaaacttttaggtactaatatatacttttgaggtaccaatatggaccctttaagtacaaatgtgtaccattTAAGtacaaaaggtaccaccccacgACAGCTTgcatacttttatttctgagagtgtgatgTAAGAGATGTCTTCTTTCGctgtactgtattgtttttaaatagagaaaaatttctacaagtaacttttattctaaaccttggaccttattcttgacacaaaaaagaccaataaaaaggtgtgatcCACCAAAAGCTCGAGACGAATAACTTCTTAACGCATGGGAGAGGAAGATCCTGAGGCGGATAAGGAATAATGCAGAAGTTGCAGACATGTATGCGAAGCCAAGCCTGGCCACGGAAATAAAGAGGAACCGTATAAGTTGGCTAGGCCACTAAGAGAGACTCCCTGAACAAAGCTATTAAAAGAGCATACAAGCTAAAACTAGAAGGAAGGAGACGTCCTGGTAGGCAACGGAAGAGGTGGTTAGATGACGTAGAAGATGATCAACGTACCCTAAGAGTGCATGCTTGGAGAAAGCAGGCTTTGGATCGGGAAGGATGGAGAGGAGTGGTGGAAGAGGCCAGGGCTCTACACAAGCCGTAGCGCCGCCGGAAGAAGAAGATTCATCAAAAGTGGCCCTTATTTTAATTGAtatgaatactattttggctatggttgttgtatatttttaaatgtacttttttaggaAAAAGGCtagaaaattgtgaagctctacattattattattattattattattattattattattattattattattattattatggacaaattctgactgggGAAAGTTGAATGTGGTGGCCtgtgttatttgcctaataaatgacaatacacTACAGTTTAATTGTAGAACTTTAAcagatttctatttttaaaataagtggttttgttttgttttgttttgttttgttttgttttttcaaattttttatcttaaatctttaggaaatatttttggtccATCATTATGAGGACCACCCGACAaactaattcagctaaaaaatagtgcttaaaatatcactaaaattagtgagtatttaaatctcataatgaaataaaaactgagGAATATTAGTGATCAAGTAAATATGGGATTTAACTGTTTAAAATTTAAAGTAAagaatattttcaaaaaatagTGAAGTAAAACATATTAAACACACAGAGTAAAACATACATTTGCACTCACATTACCAAACTAAATTGTAAAATTGTTCAGTAGGTATGTTATAGTAAGTTTATGAAAGACTCTGtcttttaaaagtattatattaCCTGCATAATGGGATATGGCCTCAagttctgtaaaaaaagaaaattaaaataactaaaagacAATCAGAATGTTAACATTTGGGTATTAAGTTCAGTTGTCAAATGAAACATTAGTAACCTCTCTTTGTGGCGGAGTGTATTTGTGTTTTCAGCAGTTCTTCTGCGGCATTCAGGGTTTCTCTTAGTAATTCCAGACCCTCACAGGTGTGAGCACTGATCTGAGACCAGCTTTTACAGTGTGGCATCTCACTTAGTGTAGGGAAAGCCTGGAAAGGTccaaaaagtgtgttttattcaaaAATGTTTGTCTTTAAATAGATAGTATCTTGTAAGATCCactatttattagttattatttatttgtgatattatttattatttgataggGTGTTTGAACGTAGAGGTAAAATCAACTTGCCCTTCTGGCTGAAAAGAGTCACCTGTATAAGGCAGAGGTGGTCTTCAGAACTAGAAAGCTTCTCCAGCTCAGAGTTTCTGGTGTTCAGTTTAGTGATCTCCACCTCCAGCTCTTTAATGAGGCGCTCTACATGTTTCTCTGCACTTTTCTGCTCGTGTTTCATCTTTCTGAGCAGCTCATTCTGGCTCTTCTCAATGATCTGCTGCAGTGTGGTGAACACCTCAACACTGTGTGCCATCTCTCTTTCTGTGTTCTCCTAAAAGACAAATGAAACAATGGGCTTAAAATGCATTTGTACTTAAAGAAATACTTCACTTTTCTGAAAATGGGTTAATGTTACAACTCTCCTAGAGTTACAAACTTTAGATTTACCATTTACGAATCCATCCAGCCAATCTCTGTGTCTGGATGGAGCACTTTTAGCCTAGCCAAGCATAGGTCAATGAATTGGACTAGACCATTAGCGTCTCACTTCAAAATGTTCCATCATGTACTAAGGCAGACAAAAAATGAAAGGTTGCTGTTTTTATGTGAATATGGCTAAAAACTATTTTCAGTTCTTTGGGAAAAGTACCTTGGTTATTTTGCCAGAATAAGAAAGTTGTTCTAGCTCCAAACACTTTTGATGGCAGGTTTATCATAATTCAAAGGTTTATCGTTATGTTAATAATCAATTAATATCATTGTTTTAAAATCTCATTACGTGGTTCTCTGGAATGCTTGATTGTGATTGGTCAATtacaacattccaaggtatgttattcccagataacaactgcagaaactaataacacaggctcatctgggtaCTACGAACCATACTGACCATTAGTGAGTAGATCCTTTAACTTATTTACGTTTTTCTGTCACAGCAATCTTTGGTGATTTTCTTTCTGCAAGCTTAACGTTTAATGAAATATTGTAAAGTATTACAGCTCCGCTTATTACCTCTGCTTCACTGACAAGCCTGTTGGTCTTTATTCCGTGGGAAAAACTACCTTtacattatcccttacttaaTAAGTGGTCATTCAATTTGAAATCAGTTTTTGATAAAATCATCtgtaatgatagatagatagatagatagatagatagatagatagatagatagatagatagatagatagatagatagatagatagatagatagatagatagatggatagatggatagatggatggacgggtaATTGGGTGGGTGAGTggggagatagatagatagatagatagatagatagatagatagatagatagatagatagatagatagatagatagatagatagatagatagatagatagatagatagatagatagatagatagatagatagatagatggatagatggatggacgggtaATTGGGTGGGTGAGTggggagatagatagatagatagatagatagatagatagatagatagatagatagatagatagatagatagatagatagatagatagatagatagatagatagatagatagatagatagatagatagatagatagatagatagatagatagatagatagatagatagataggcaggcaggcaggcaggcaggcaggcaggcagacagacagacagacagacagacaggacggGTAATTGGGTGGGTGAGTggggagatagatagatagatagatagatagatagatagatagatagatagatagatagatagatagatagatagatagatagatagatagatagatagatagatagatagatagatagatagatagatagatagatagatagatagatagatagatagatagatagatagatagatagataaatagatggatggaaaggtAATTGGGTGGGTGagtgggtaggtaggtaggtaggtaggtaggtaggtaggtaggtaggtaggtaggtagatagatagatagatagatagatagatagatagatagatagatagatagatagatagatagatagatagatagatagatagatagatagatagatagatagatagatagatagatagatagatagatagatagatagatagacgggtAATTGGCTGGGTGAGTggggagatagatagatagaccttCAACACAATGTCAAATGCACAAACATTATTTACTTTGCTTAGTTTTATAGAGTGTTTGAGTTCCTCCACTTTACTCCATCTCTCCATAATCATCCGCTTCAGGTCAGTCTGTGTCTTTAATAGCTGAGTCTATGACAAGAACATAGAGAACATAGGAGTGATgaaattagtgttattattattgaattactgAAAACACTGGCAATGTTTTGTTTGTACAGTcattaaatagcaaatgcaccttTCTTTCCATCCATTCTCTCTCCACAGGTACAGTGTGGTGTGTGTTATGCTCTGCATTCATACACAACACGCAAATTGCAGATCGGTCGTATCTGCAGTAAAGCTCCAGTGGTCTTTCGTGTATCCTACAGATCCGTTTGTCCATGCTCTGCGGCTGCACCAGCGTGTGTTTGGTGAACCTGGAGGTGTGGGACGTCACATGCGCCTCACAGTATGACGCCACACACACCAGGCATGATTTGACAGCATGGGACGCCTTCTCCAGTGGACACATGTCACAAAAAACAATGTTTGCTTGGACTGGACGAGATGACTTCTGACCCCTCTGTTTACGGATTTGCTCTGCCATCTCACGAGCAAAAGAGTTTTCACAGAGATCTGGAGTTTCCTGGAAAACTGCGGAGCATTTGGGGCAATGGGAGGAGCCAGATGCTGTCCACTGGGCAAGGACGCATGACTGGCAAAAGGTGTGACCACACGGGAGGGACACGGGATGGGTGAAGACATCCAGACACACTGAGCACTGGAACAGCTCCTCAGACAGAAAGGGGGTGGAGGATGACATCACTAGATGAAAAGGGGATAAAAACATAGAGAAGTCATTTAGAATTATTCATCGTACATATCCAGTGAATACTCTCTTAGTAAGATATTTTGTAACCGTACTAGTGTACTATGGGAAAATGTCTTGGTAATTATAAAACAGAAgctttacataaaaacaaaatatatataatatttcttaaTCTTCTTATCTTATTAACAAACtttctataaataaatgtaaattttcaaaccaaaaacctttttatatatatatatattgcttactgaaatgcagtattattttgaaactatttttaaactatttccttttgaaaaaaatgctttaaaaacaactgaaatttgttaattatataatcataatcgtttcccagtgttgggttgcagctggaagggcatccgctgcataaaacaagtgctggataagttggtggttcattccgctgtggcaatcccggattaataaagggacgaggccaaaaagaaaatgaatgaatgaataatcaatcaaaaatataataatttctttaatgtgtgatatatatatatatatataccccttctatttgtttgtttgtttttgttttgtttgttttcttttttcaatttttttttcattttctatgTAATATACTATGATTGCATATTCTCAGTTTTCGCATATAAAAAAACACAGAGAAGTCATTAATAAATGGGCAACAGACATGAGAAAGCCAAAAAAGTGTACTTCCAAcgtaatctcacagcaattcgtaactttttgatttagtggctaattcgtctgaattcgtatgatctaatttgtacaatttagtatgatttgctcatcccccaatgacggttggggttaggggtggggttaggtgccacgcctcctttttaaaatgtacgaattagccactaaactgacaaaacgtaaaatacttaagtttcctcgtgagatcaggctggtacttTAGTGTATTTCGGTGAAATAGTA
This window of the Danio aesculapii chromosome 24, fDanAes4.1, whole genome shotgun sequence genome carries:
- the btr33 gene encoding E3 ubiquitin-protein ligase TRIM39, translating into MSSSTPFLSEELFQCSVCLDVFTHPVSLPCGHTFCQSCVLAQWTASGSSHCPKCSAVFQETPDLCENSFAREMAEQIRKQRGQKSSRPVQANIVFCDMCPLEKASHAVKSCLVCVASYCEAHVTSHTSRFTKHTLVQPQSMDKRICRIHERPLELYCRYDRSAICVLCMNAEHNTHHTVPVEREWMERKTQLLKTQTDLKRMIMERWSKVEELKHSIKLSKENTEREMAHSVEVFTTLQQIIEKSQNELLRKMKHEQKSAEKHVERLIKELEVEITKLNTRNSELEKLSSSEDHLCLIQAFPTLSEMPHCKSWSQISAHTCEGLELLRETLNAAEELLKTQIHSATKRELEAISHYAVDLTLDHDTANPWLAVSEDRKSVSDGNVERKFPNNTQRFDMAPCVLSKEPISRGRTYWEVGVSGKTAWDLGVARKSVNRKGLVTLSPEDGYWAVCLRNGCEYRACNRESVLLSLKSLPQTIGIYVDFEKGRVSFYDTSACGHIYSFTGQRFTESLLAYFNPDMNDTGNNNAPLVIQPVRIDSGARIYDTVTI